A genomic region of Mycobacterium sp. Aquia_213 contains the following coding sequences:
- a CDS encoding class I SAM-dependent methyltransferase: MAELISRRGSSECRVCDSDNLVNVLDLGAQPLPAEYGYSQDEVKDAFPLYLRICPRCGLGQLGEYVLPERIFHAKYPYLSSASSTWVKHAKQYASVMAEKLSLDASSLVVELASNDGYLLSEFRQLGVAVLGVEPAANVAEIAQATGVPTISEFFGVKLAKVLVSEHGHPRLIVANNVFAHVPDMHDFTEGMAILADDETVITIENPSFSVLLQQALFDTIYHEHYSYLTAHSVRAVAQSHGLDLFHVDHLPTHGGSNRYWLSRNRPPDETVKATLDAEVKDGLFEPEMWESFSQRSRTAISGLREWLTERKQAGDVVAGYGAAHKGNTFLNAVGEASKNLVYVVDASQEKHGKFLPGSQVPVLPPDELNAAKPTDVLILPWNIAPELAKRIEVLAPQARIWVAQPSMRQI, translated from the coding sequence ATGGCTGAGTTGATTTCAAGACGTGGGTCTTCCGAATGCCGTGTCTGCGATTCCGACAATCTTGTTAACGTTTTGGACCTCGGTGCACAACCCCTGCCAGCCGAATACGGATACAGCCAAGATGAAGTGAAAGATGCTTTCCCGCTTTACCTACGCATTTGTCCCCGTTGTGGACTTGGGCAGTTGGGCGAGTACGTTTTACCTGAGCGAATCTTCCATGCCAAATACCCCTATCTTTCCTCGGCAAGTTCGACGTGGGTGAAGCACGCGAAACAGTACGCCTCGGTGATGGCAGAAAAGCTTTCACTCGACGCTTCGAGCCTTGTCGTGGAACTAGCCAGTAATGATGGGTACTTGTTGTCCGAATTTCGCCAGTTGGGCGTAGCGGTGCTCGGAGTCGAACCTGCGGCTAACGTGGCTGAAATTGCCCAGGCAACGGGTGTTCCAACCATCTCCGAATTTTTTGGTGTGAAACTTGCGAAAGTGCTGGTTTCTGAGCACGGCCATCCGCGACTGATTGTTGCAAACAATGTGTTTGCCCATGTCCCTGATATGCATGATTTCACTGAAGGGATGGCGATTCTTGCTGACGACGAGACCGTTATAACAATTGAAAACCCTTCGTTCTCAGTTCTTTTGCAGCAGGCGTTGTTCGACACGATCTACCACGAGCACTACTCTTATTTAACCGCGCATTCTGTCAGGGCCGTCGCACAGTCACACGGACTCGATTTGTTTCATGTGGACCATTTGCCGACTCATGGCGGTTCGAATCGATATTGGCTAAGCCGGAATCGCCCGCCGGATGAAACTGTTAAAGCAACGTTAGATGCCGAAGTCAAGGATGGGTTATTTGAGCCTGAAATGTGGGAGTCTTTCTCGCAGCGGTCCAGGACCGCTATTTCTGGGCTTCGTGAGTGGCTGACCGAACGGAAGCAGGCAGGAGACGTCGTGGCTGGCTACGGGGCTGCGCACAAAGGTAACACCTTTTTGAATGCAGTGGGCGAAGCATCGAAGAACTTAGTCTACGTCGTTGACGCTAGCCAGGAGAAGCACGGCAAGTTCCTTCCGGGGTCCCAAGTGCCAGTTCTCCCACCTGATGAACTCAATGCAGCAAAGCCCACTGATGTGCTGATTTTGCCTTGGAATATCGCCCCGGAGCTAGCGAAACGTATAGAGGTACTTGCTCCGCAGGCACGTATTTGGGTGGCCCAACCGTCGATGCGGCAGATTTGA
- a CDS encoding dTDP-4-dehydrorhamnose 3,5-epimerase family protein: MELKTTALEGLFVLKRPVRRDRRGFFSRLFGADELAAAGRPTAAIHVNSSTSVEVGTLRGLHFQFPPHMEAKIVSCAAGAIWDVGVDLRPQSPTRFQWSGTVLTPENGVSLVIPEGFGHGFITLEPNSTVVYVVSAAYAPDHESGIRFDDPMLGIEWPIAPQVLSEKDLEWGLVADRLSELDSGFGEAFETG; encoded by the coding sequence TTGGAACTTAAGACCACTGCTTTAGAAGGCCTGTTCGTGCTTAAACGGCCTGTTAGGCGGGATCGGCGCGGCTTTTTTAGCCGATTGTTCGGTGCCGACGAACTCGCTGCCGCTGGTCGTCCTACTGCGGCGATTCATGTTAACTCGTCAACCTCAGTTGAGGTCGGCACGCTGCGGGGCCTCCACTTCCAGTTTCCACCGCACATGGAAGCCAAGATCGTTTCTTGTGCTGCAGGCGCTATCTGGGACGTCGGCGTTGACCTTCGGCCTCAGTCACCAACTAGGTTTCAATGGTCCGGGACAGTCTTGACGCCTGAAAATGGCGTTAGTCTAGTGATACCGGAAGGTTTTGGGCACGGGTTCATCACGTTGGAGCCAAATTCGACCGTTGTTTACGTGGTATCTGCTGCATACGCCCCAGATCATGAGTCGGGTATTCGATTCGACGATCCGATGTTGGGGATAGAATGGCCAATCGCTCCGCAAGTGTTGTCCGAAAAGGACCTCGAATGGGGCCTAGTTGCTGATCGCCTTAGCGAACTTGACTCAGGTTTTGGCGAAGCCTTTGAGACCGGGTAA
- a CDS encoding NAD-dependent epimerase/dehydratase family protein — MLSVRICGPPRSAIVRKAIITGATGLVGSAVAKHLAARGVEVLCLGRKQLTETEAAAVIGSENTRYLAIGMETIQTLADAMDQIHWNPGDSCVFYHFAWSGREKLVDGDFRDQFVNAIYTANAVAAAKHAGCIKFVSAGTMEETFAELYLAGRTQLSSYESSQANYTIAKLAARDMSKMVAYLEKIDYIHTRLSVPLDEFLVRGGYVCSTTRKILRREPYQMPLNGQLFDIIITQDVAEAYFRLGQRGKNKADYFIGTSRPKTLREYFEICERIRDGDLSFPADSGKGCAANDLFSIQRLVDDTGFVPSISYENFVRSLV; from the coding sequence ATGCTCAGCGTCCGAATATGCGGCCCCCCGAGATCGGCTATCGTGAGAAAGGCAATTATCACGGGCGCGACTGGACTGGTCGGCTCAGCAGTCGCGAAACATCTCGCCGCTCGAGGGGTAGAGGTTCTGTGCTTGGGTCGAAAGCAGCTTACGGAGACCGAGGCGGCAGCTGTAATCGGCTCAGAAAATACCAGATATTTGGCAATCGGAATGGAAACTATCCAAACTTTAGCGGACGCTATGGATCAGATTCATTGGAACCCAGGCGACTCTTGCGTATTTTATCACTTCGCATGGAGCGGGCGGGAAAAATTGGTAGACGGTGACTTTCGCGATCAGTTCGTGAACGCGATCTACACAGCGAACGCCGTCGCTGCAGCGAAACATGCAGGCTGCATAAAATTCGTGAGCGCAGGGACGATGGAGGAAACCTTCGCAGAATTATACCTGGCGGGACGTACGCAACTCTCATCATACGAGTCCTCACAGGCTAATTACACGATTGCGAAACTCGCTGCTCGAGACATGTCAAAAATGGTCGCATATCTTGAGAAAATAGATTACATCCACACGCGACTCTCGGTACCGCTCGACGAATTCCTAGTCCGGGGCGGATATGTATGTTCGACGACGAGAAAGATTCTCAGGCGAGAGCCGTACCAAATGCCGTTGAACGGTCAGCTATTCGACATAATCATCACTCAGGATGTGGCTGAAGCATACTTTCGACTAGGCCAGCGAGGAAAAAACAAGGCGGACTACTTTATCGGAACCTCTAGGCCGAAGACTCTGCGAGAATATTTTGAAATTTGTGAGCGAATAAGAGACGGCGATCTTAGCTTCCCGGCCGATTCAGGAAAAGGTTGTGCCGCTAATGATCTTTTCTCGATCCAAAGGTTGGTTGACGACACAGGCTTCGTTCCGTCCATCTCATATGAAAACTTCGTTCGATCGTTGGTGTAG
- a CDS encoding NAD-dependent epimerase/dehydratase family protein, whose translation MKKAIVTGATGFIGSLFVEYLTQMGVEVLALGRKTPEEIRPLRRQKLSAAEYLQIDMRDILRLPEASASLGWETGDECVFFNLAWGGVTRLSDLNVQAQLSNVMSAVDALNAAYAIGCERFLHVGTMEEAFTYRYLELDHNKNSEYNRHVIYSVAKIAAKYALKLKASQLGIDFIYVLHSHVMAPDDDKDSFLQVTLGKLINGEELIFSTGEQLFDVVSASDCVRGYALICEKGLPGKEYWVGSGNPKPLREYVERMYNLYPSGIEMQFGKLPYNDVKLTEEDFSIAELENDTGYAPRLTYEDTVRELHDSLTRR comes from the coding sequence ATGAAAAAAGCAATCGTAACTGGAGCGACAGGCTTCATCGGATCTCTATTCGTCGAATATCTGACGCAGATGGGCGTGGAGGTACTGGCGCTCGGACGTAAGACTCCCGAAGAGATCAGACCTTTGAGGCGGCAGAAACTCAGCGCAGCCGAATACTTGCAGATCGATATGCGTGACATCTTAAGGCTCCCAGAAGCCTCGGCGAGCCTCGGATGGGAGACCGGCGATGAGTGTGTATTTTTTAATCTCGCCTGGGGTGGCGTCACCCGGCTGTCCGACCTGAACGTGCAAGCGCAGTTGAGCAACGTGATGTCAGCAGTAGATGCACTCAACGCCGCCTACGCGATAGGGTGCGAAAGATTCCTCCATGTAGGGACCATGGAGGAGGCATTCACTTACAGGTATCTTGAGTTAGATCATAACAAGAACAGCGAATACAACCGTCACGTAATTTACTCAGTCGCCAAAATCGCCGCGAAATATGCGCTCAAGTTGAAGGCCAGCCAACTTGGCATAGACTTTATTTACGTACTGCATTCTCACGTCATGGCGCCAGATGACGACAAGGATTCGTTCCTGCAAGTCACGTTAGGGAAGCTCATCAACGGCGAGGAATTGATCTTCTCGACTGGCGAACAGCTATTTGACGTCGTGTCCGCAAGCGACTGCGTGCGAGGCTACGCACTCATCTGCGAGAAAGGGCTGCCCGGCAAGGAATATTGGGTCGGGTCGGGAAACCCAAAGCCTCTGAGGGAATACGTCGAACGAATGTACAACCTGTACCCGTCAGGCATAGAGATGCAGTTTGGAAAGCTTCCCTACAATGACGTGAAACTCACTGAAGAAGATTTCTCCATTGCCGAGTTGGAAAATGATACAGGTTATGCCCCCCGCCTGACTTATGAAGATACAGTCAGGGAACTCCACGACAGCCTCACTCGGAGATGA